One Nocardiopsis gilva YIM 90087 genomic window, GGATCGACATCGACGCCTACGCCGAGGGCGTCCTCGCCGGACACCGACCGACCCTGGCCCGCGCCATCACCCTGGTGGAGTCACGGCGCGCGGACCACGCGGGTTTGGCGCAGGAGCTGCTGGTCAAGCTGCTCCCGTACAGCGGGAAGGCCCACCGCGTGGGCATCACCGGCGTGCCGGGCGTCGGCAAGTCGACGTTCATCGACGCGCTCGGCACCCGGCTGACCAGCGAGGGGCACCGGGTGGCAGTGCTGGCCGTGGACCCCTCCTCCACACGCACCGGGGGCAGCATCCTCGGCGACAAGACGCGGATGGAGCGGCTGTCGGTCGACCCGAACGCGTTCGTGCGCCCCTCGCCCACGGCGGGCACGCTCGGCGGCGTCGCACGGGCCACCCGCGAGACGATGATCCTGATGGAGGCCGCGGGCTTCGACGTCGTGCTGGTGGAGACGGTCGGCGTGGGGCAGTCGGAGGTCACCGTCGCCGCCATGGTCGACTGCTTCCTGTTCCTGACCCTCGCCCGCACCGGCGACCAGCTGCAGGGCATCAAGAAGGGCGTGCTGGAGCTGGTCGACGTCGTCGCCGTGAACAAGGCCGACGGCCCCCACGAGTCCGAGGCGCGCAAGGCCGCCCGGGAGCTCGGGCGCGCGCTGCGGCTGCTGCACCCCCCGCACACCGCGTGGCGTCCTCCCGTGCTTACCTGCAGCGGTCTCACCGGCGACGGCCTGGACGAGGTGTGGAAGGCGGTGCTCGACCACCGCTCGACGCTGGAGGGGAGTGGGGAGTTCGCCGAACAGCGCAGCCGCCAGCAGGTCGACTGGATGTGGTCCCAGGTGCGCGACCGCCTGATGGACCGGCTGACGCGCCATCCCGGCGTGGGCGAGGCGACGCCGCGGCTCGAGGCGGCCGTGCGGTCCGGTGAGATCACCGCCACGCTGGCGGCTGAGCGGCTCCTGGAAATCTTCACAGACTCCGCTGAGGCGGCGGGGGAGTGACGCGCACCCGGTGCCCCGGCCTGGAGTACATGAAACTTGCCACAGACTTTTCTGGTCTGAGCTGACCTGTACCGGAAAAAATCTTCACGCATCGGCATTCCCGTGCGCCCGATCGGCTAATACCGTGTGTGCCCAGAGACTTACGGGAACCAGCGAGCCGGGTTCACCGGAGCGCGGCGCCGATCACCGCACCGGACTTCAGGCGTGAATCCGGCGCGACGGAGTGCGGCCGGACCCCCTACCGGAATTCGCCGTTTTCCGTATGGTTGACCCAAAGGGGCCCCTCACATCGACGTGGGGCTGGGAGGAGTGAACGTGCACAGGCTTGGGCTGAGTACCCGGGTCGAGAACCACAGCGTGATCGTCAAGGTCGAGGGTGAGCTCGACATCGCGACCGCTGACGACCTCCAAGAGCATGTCCTGTCCGCCGTTGAGAAGCATGGACCCTGGCTGATCCTCGACCTCACGAACCTGGAGTTCATGGACTCCAGCGGACTGAACGTCGTGATCCAGGCCTACAGCGCCGTCAAGGAGCGCAACGGCAGCCTCGCGCTCGCCGCGCCGAACGAACGTGTCGACAAGGTCGTCCGGCTGGTAAGCCTGCACCGCCAGGTCCCGGTCCACCACACGGTGCCCGCTGCCGTCAACGCCATCGAGGCGCTGGAAGCCAAGCAGCAGGCCGGCTGATTGATCGGTCCCCCCGTCGGACCGATGACATGACGGGCGGACCCGCGATCGACGCGGGTCCGCCCGTCATGTCGTGTGCTCCGAGAACACCCCCTCCGTCACCGCCCTGCGGGCACCCGCGGGCGCCGTCGGCGCCCATCCGCGAGCGGCCCGTCCCCGGGGCCGGAGCTCGGCACGATCGATAGGGTCCGGAGATATGGCGACACCCGAGTTCATCCTCCGGCTGCGCAAGCACGTGGGACACGAGCTGCTGTGGCTGACCGGAGTGACGGGGGTCGTCGTCGACCCCGACGACCGCGTCCTGCTGCACCAGCGGGCCGACGACGGCTGCTGGGCACCGCCCGGAGGGATCCTGGAACCCGGGGAGCAGCCCGCGGCCGCGCTCGCGCGCGAGGTCGCCGAGGAAACCGGCGTCCACGTGGTCCCGGAGCGGGTGGCGTGCATCGTCACCGAGCAACCATGGACCTACTCCAACGGGGACGTGGTCCAGATCCTCGACATCACCTTCCGCTGCCGCCCGTCCGGCGGCGAGATCCGGCTCGACCGCGACGAGTCCCTCGACGCCGGCTGGTTCGCCCCCGACGAGCTTCCGGAGATGAGCGAGGCGCTCCTGCGCCGTGTCCGGCTCGCCCGCGAGGAACGCGGCGAGGCCTGGTATCAGCCGTACGGAGAGTAACCTCCACCGCGCCCCCGCATTGACCGACGGGACCGAACCGACCGGACTCAGAACGAGATGCCGAAAAGCCACCCGGCGATCGCGTACATCACGAACATGACGACGAAGACGGCGATGGTGTTGAGCCAGGTGCCGGCCTTGATCATCTGAGGGATCGTGACCTGGCCGCTGCCGAAGACCACCGCGTTGGGCGGCGTCGCCACCGGCAGCATGAAGGCCAGGGAGGCGGCGAGCGTGGCCGGGACGACCAGGGTCATCACGTCCAGGTTCATGCCGAGGGCGACACCGCCCAGCACCGGCAGGAACGTGGCGGTGGTGGCGGTGTTGCTCGTCAGTTCGGTCAGCACCAGCACCAGTGCGATCACGACCACCAGCAGCACCCACACCGGGATGTCGTCC contains:
- the meaB gene encoding methylmalonyl Co-A mutase-associated GTPase MeaB codes for the protein MSRRIDIDAYAEGVLAGHRPTLARAITLVESRRADHAGLAQELLVKLLPYSGKAHRVGITGVPGVGKSTFIDALGTRLTSEGHRVAVLAVDPSSTRTGGSILGDKTRMERLSVDPNAFVRPSPTAGTLGGVARATRETMILMEAAGFDVVLVETVGVGQSEVTVAAMVDCFLFLTLARTGDQLQGIKKGVLELVDVVAVNKADGPHESEARKAARELGRALRLLHPPHTAWRPPVLTCSGLTGDGLDEVWKAVLDHRSTLEGSGEFAEQRSRQQVDWMWSQVRDRLMDRLTRHPGVGEATPRLEAAVRSGEITATLAAERLLEIFTDSAEAAGE
- a CDS encoding STAS domain-containing protein, with the protein product MHRLGLSTRVENHSVIVKVEGELDIATADDLQEHVLSAVEKHGPWLILDLTNLEFMDSSGLNVVIQAYSAVKERNGSLALAAPNERVDKVVRLVSLHRQVPVHHTVPAAVNAIEALEAKQQAG
- a CDS encoding NUDIX hydrolase, translating into MATPEFILRLRKHVGHELLWLTGVTGVVVDPDDRVLLHQRADDGCWAPPGGILEPGEQPAAALAREVAEETGVHVVPERVACIVTEQPWTYSNGDVVQILDITFRCRPSGGEIRLDRDESLDAGWFAPDELPEMSEALLRRVRLAREERGEAWYQPYGE